A stretch of Cyanobacterium sp. HL-69 DNA encodes these proteins:
- the thrS gene encoding threonyl-tRNA synthetase ThrS, producing the protein MADQSIAEVIKLPRTSESEHLKKIRHTTSHIMAMAVQKLYPNAQVTIGPWTETGFYYDFDLPEPLTEKDLKTIKKEMIKIIKKKLPIVREVVTREEAQNRIKEINEPYKLEILDSIKEEPITIYHLADEWWDLCAGPHVETTGDINPKAIALESIAGAYWRGDANNQQLQRLYGTAWETPEQLAEYKRRKEEALKRDHRKLGKELGLFIFSDPVGPGLPLWTPKGTLIRSTLEDFLKKEQVKRGYLPVVTPHIGRVDLFKISGHWQNYKEDMFPMMADNAEEMEKEIGFVMKPMNCPFHIQIYKSELRSYRQLPMRLAEFGTVYRYEQSGELGGLTRVRGFTVDDSHLFVTPDQLESEFFSVVDLILSVFKSLQLKNFKARLSFRDRESDKYIGSQEVWDKAQSAIRNAVQKLDMEHFEAPGEAAFYGPKLDFIFQDALEREWQLGTVQVDYNLPERFNLEYIAPDGSRQRPVMIHRAPFGSLERLIGILIEEYAGDFPLWLAPTQARLMAVNDDFLPFAQEVCQKMLLAGIRAEVDSSGERLGKMIRNAEKEKVPIMAVIGGNEVESNTLSIRTRANGDLGALAVDEVISKMAEAIKNRDAGIE; encoded by the coding sequence ATGGCAGATCAATCCATAGCAGAAGTAATAAAATTACCCCGTACCAGCGAATCAGAACACCTAAAAAAAATACGCCATACCACCTCCCACATTATGGCCATGGCGGTACAAAAATTATATCCTAACGCTCAAGTAACTATCGGCCCTTGGACAGAAACGGGATTTTATTATGACTTCGATTTGCCCGAACCTTTGACAGAAAAAGATCTTAAAACCATCAAAAAAGAGATGATTAAGATTATCAAGAAAAAATTACCCATTGTCAGGGAAGTAGTCACCAGAGAAGAAGCCCAAAACCGCATCAAAGAAATTAACGAGCCTTACAAACTAGAAATCCTTGATAGTATCAAAGAAGAACCTATCACCATCTACCATTTAGCCGATGAATGGTGGGATTTATGCGCCGGGCCCCATGTGGAAACCACTGGAGATATAAACCCCAAGGCGATCGCCCTTGAATCCATTGCAGGAGCCTATTGGCGAGGAGATGCTAACAACCAACAACTCCAAAGATTATACGGCACAGCCTGGGAAACCCCCGAACAACTAGCCGAATATAAACGCCGTAAAGAAGAAGCCCTCAAAAGAGATCACCGTAAACTAGGAAAAGAACTAGGTTTATTCATTTTTTCAGATCCCGTGGGGCCTGGTTTACCCCTCTGGACTCCCAAAGGCACGTTAATTCGTTCTACCCTCGAAGACTTCCTCAAAAAAGAGCAAGTAAAAAGAGGTTATTTACCCGTAGTTACACCCCATATCGGTAGGGTTGATCTATTCAAAATTTCAGGGCATTGGCAAAACTACAAAGAAGATATGTTCCCCATGATGGCCGACAACGCCGAGGAAATGGAGAAAGAAATCGGTTTTGTCATGAAACCCATGAACTGCCCTTTCCACATCCAAATCTATAAAAGCGAACTGCGCTCCTATCGTCAACTACCCATGCGCCTAGCGGAATTTGGTACCGTGTACCGTTACGAACAATCTGGGGAATTAGGCGGACTCACAAGGGTAAGGGGCTTTACCGTAGATGACTCCCATTTATTCGTTACCCCTGATCAACTAGAATCGGAATTTTTCAGCGTAGTTGACCTGATTTTATCCGTATTCAAGAGCCTACAGTTGAAAAACTTTAAAGCCCGTCTGAGTTTCCGAGATCGAGAATCTGATAAATATATCGGTAGTCAAGAGGTATGGGATAAAGCCCAAAGTGCCATCCGTAATGCCGTTCAAAAATTGGATATGGAACACTTTGAAGCCCCCGGAGAAGCGGCTTTTTATGGGCCTAAACTCGATTTTATTTTCCAAGATGCTCTCGAACGGGAATGGCAATTGGGAACAGTACAGGTGGACTACAACCTACCCGAAAGGTTTAACCTCGAATACATCGCCCCCGATGGTTCTCGTCAGCGCCCCGTTATGATTCACCGAGCGCCCTTTGGCTCCCTAGAGCGTCTGATCGGCATCTTAATCGAAGAATATGCAGGGGATTTCCCCTTGTGGTTAGCCCCCACCCAAGCCCGTTTAATGGCGGTTAACGATGACTTTTTACCCTTTGCCCAAGAAGTATGTCAAAAAATGCTCTTAGCAGGAATTAGAGCCGAGGTTGATAGTAGCGGGGAAAGATTGGGTAAAATGATCCGTAATGCAGAAAAGGAAAAAGTTCCTATTATGGCGGTTATCGGCGGTAACGAGGTGGAAAGTAATACTCTAAGCATTCGTACCCGTGCTAACGGCGATTTAGGGGCTTTGGCTGTGGATGAGGTAATCTCGAAGATGGCTGAGGCGATTAAAAATCGTGATGCAGGAATAGAATAA